TATCCAAAATGAAGTAGCATGATCCTTGTAGAAAATCTACTATTTTTATCTGCAAAATGGATAGTTAACTAAGCAATTCTTCTTTTTTTTCATATTTTAGATAAGAGTGAAGGTTAAAAAACGGTTACAAAATAACAATTTGAGGTTCAGCACTAAACAAATCTGATACAACTATAGGGGCATAAAGATCAAAATAAAAGGAGTGATTATATAAATGGTAAAGCAAAAACATTGTTTTCAGATTACACCGTTATGCGATTGTGAAAATCAATTTAGATGGCCTCGTATTATAGCTCGTGATGTCCCTATTCCCCAACCCCCTTCCATCATTGTTCCTGAAGGGATGGTTATTCCTAGAGTAAATAGATATTTCTATATAGTAACATCCGATATTCAATTGACAAATGGGGCCACTTTAGCAGCGAATCTATTTTCTGATGACAACGGCGTAAATGTACCAGAATTTATTATCACCTATCCAAATGGCTATGTAAATCTCTATATTAACGCCGTTATGCAGGAAGGTGGCATTTATTCCGTAACACCAAATGCACTCGTCTTAAATGCTGATAACGCGACTATTTATAGAGGAACACCCATTATTATTGAATCTCTCGGCTTTTTTAACGAAACTCACTAGCACTATTGAAAGGAGGTGAATGCACGTGGCACTTTCCATTATTAATATTAATGTCAATGTTTCAGGCACATCCACGAAATTTTTTAATATTTTAGCAACACCACTTGCCATTACAGATGGTACAACACTTGCTGCAACAACGTTTTTGACTGACAGTGGTACTGCAGCAACTGCTTTCCCAGTCGTAATTAATGGCTACTATAATTTATATATCAATGGTGTGCTTCAAGAAGGTGATGCCTATACAGTTTCCGCAACAGAAATAACATTTAACACTGTGACAGCGACTATCTCGGCAGGCACTCCAATTATTATTGAAGCTGTAGAATTAGTGACAACTATTTAATAGCATTAGAAGAAGTATTTTGCTATTAAATCGAGTCATTCAATGTATTTTTTAATTGGATGGATGCTCTTTTATTGAGCATCCATCCATTTTGTTATCCTATTTGTTTTCTTAACGCAAAAATCTTCTTTGCAAAAGTCAATGCATGTGGGCCATCTCCATGTATACATAATGTTTGGGCAGAAAGTTGTATTTTCTTTTGTTGGACAGACATCACTTCATTGGCAGTTAAAATACCTTTGACATGCACAAGCATTTCTTCTTCTGTTTGAATTAATGCATTCGGCTCTTCTCTACTTACCAATGTCCCATCGTCATTGTAATGACGATCCGAAAAAACTTCCTCATAGACGCGTAAGCCCTTTTCCTTCGCAATATGCACGATTTTGCTACCTGCTAAACAATATAAAACATACGCTGGGTTTAAATCATATACCGCATTGACAACGGCTGTTGCTTTTTCTATATCATTGGCACTTTGATTATACAGTGCGCCATGTGGCTTCACATGATGAAGAATGCCTTTTTCTACCGAGACAAATGCTTGCAAAGCACCAACTTGATAGACCATCATATTATAAATTTCTTCCGCACTAACATCCATATTTCGACGCCCAAATCCTTGAAGATCAGGATAGCCTGGATGTGCTCCAATACGAATATTTTTACGAATAGCATTTTGTACAGTCCTATGCATGATTGTATGATTCCCTGCATGATACCCACAGGCTATATTAATTGACGTTACATAGTCTAAAATTTCGTCATCTTTGTCGAGTGTCAAAACATCCATACCTTCGCCCATATCACAATTAATATCAATTGGCATACGATTCCTCCGTTAGTACAAATCTTATTGTGTTAAACATACGCATTTGGGCAACTTTATGTAAATCATCTTCATGGATGGTAGCAATGATTGGATAGCCGCCGACTGTTTGGGCATCGGCCATTAAAACAATAGGCTGACCGCTTTGTGGCACTTGAATTGTCCCAAATTGGGTCGCTTCTGAAAGTATATCTTTCCTCGTTTTCAAATCGAGGACGTTCCCTTTTAAATAATAGCCCATACGATTCCCGCCCAAAAATTGATAGGAGCTAGCTAAAAATTGTTGGCTACTTTCTTCTGTAAATAATGGAAAATGAGGCCCTTTAAAAACCCTTACTGTAATAGCCGTATGAAAATAAGGGCGGTAAGGTGCATACAGCCCTCTTGTCCATGATAATGGCGTTGCATGTTGCCCATACAACACACTGCCCACACATGGAGTACTATCTACCATTGGTAAGTTGGCTTTACTACCAAGTACAAGGTCTGTTTGAAATCCACCTTTAGGTGTGAGATAAACAATCGAGCCGTTCTTTACGCTTTTGATAGATAAAATATCTCCCTTAAATAATTGAAAGGTTTTCCACATTTCAATGGGACGTCCATTTAATAAACACAGACAAGTTGCACCAGTCAATACATAAGTTCCATCATTTAACGCTTGAAATTCAAAACCACCTATAAACATTTCAAACGACGTTTGGTCCACTGTCGCATTATCTACAATAGCATGTGCAACTTGAAATGATACTTTGTCCATTGGCCCTGATCGAGGGACCCCAAATGCTCGGTAGCCCTCCCTCCCTTGATCTTGTATGCTACCATAAACACCTTGTTTTTTAACAATAAGAAGTGGCTTCAATTGCTACACTCCTTCACTTTTATTTCTAAAAACGCCTGTTTGGTTATTTCGTAAAATTGCACTTGACCTCCAAGAGTAAAGAGAAAAGGGGCTTTCCTATGAATATCAAATAATGTGAAAGGTGTCTTACCGATAATATTCCATCCCCCTGGTGAATCGAGGGGATATATCCCAGTTTGTAACCCGCCAATACCGACCGATCCTGCGGACACAAGCGGGCGTGGTTTTGTTAAACGTGGGACAAATAATTGGCTATGTAAGTCCCCTAAATAAGGAAATCCAGGTAAAAAGCCGATTAAATAGACACTATATACTTTATCCATATGCAATTTTTTTATGGCCTCAAATGGCAAAGCTGTAACATCCATCACACGGTGCATATCCAAAGCAAATTCCTCATCATAACAAATTGGTATTTGTAATGGTTGACTTGTTACTTCACCAACCTGGGCGTTCCTTTGCATTGTAAGCCATTGTTCTTGTAAGAAGGCTATATCTACTTGGTGTTTCACATATGCTGTAACCGTATGATAACTAGCAACACTTTCAATAAGACTGGTATGTAGCATTTTTTTCAAAAAGCGGTTAAACTGTTGGACTAGCTGAAAATTTTCTTGCGAAATGACTTCATCGAAGGCAAAACGGATTGTGTATTGACTAATCCACATTGTATGAGGGAACTCAATGATTTGTTTCACGAATGGTTTCCTCGATACAAAGCTTAATGCACATCATTAAATCTTGCATATTCCAACCTGGTATTTTGCCGTGCTGAATCGCTAATTCAAAAGATGCCGGAATATGAATAAAGCCAGCACGAATCCCTGTATGTTGCTTAGCATAAGCTAGCCCTTCATACATAATATTATTGCATAGATAGGTACCTGCCGTATTTGAAATTTCTGCAGGATAACCTTCTTTACATAATCGATCAACCATTTTCCGAATAGGTAAATTGGTTATATAGGCATCCTGCCCACCATCATCAATGCTTTCATCAACAGGCACATAGCCATTGTTATCAGGCTCTCCATCTTTCACATTAATCGCTATGCGCTCTGGTGTGATCTTAAATCGTCCACCAGCTAACCCTAAGGACATAATAATTTCAGGCTGTATTTCCCCAATATATCGCTTTAACTGCTGCGCGGATTGCTGAAAATCAACGGATAGCGTCCGTCCAACAATTTTATAGCCGTCCATTATACTCCCGTTTAAACTTTCTACAATTTGCATCGTAGGATTGATTGTGTAATCTAAAAATGGGACAAAGCCCGTTAATAGTATTTTTTTCATATTCTTCACCTAATTTCTATCGGACATTGCTTTATCGCAAGCCCTTTTCATTTTTTTAATGAATACTGCAAAGTCGGTTCTCCAATTCCCCGAACTCTATAACCTGCAACCTGCTTCAATTTTATCAAACATTAAAAATAAATGCCCTTGATCGCTATTAAATTATGCCATTATTCTAAATTTTTCGTCCTATACTATTAAACTTTAGATGGTTCTTATCC
This genomic interval from Lysinibacillus sphaericus contains the following:
- a CDS encoding DUF4183 domain-containing protein; this translates as MVKQKHCFQITPLCDCENQFRWPRIIARDVPIPQPPSIIVPEGMVIPRVNRYFYIVTSDIQLTNGATLAANLFSDDNGVNVPEFIITYPNGYVNLYINAVMQEGGIYSVTPNALVLNADNATIYRGTPIIIESLGFFNETH
- a CDS encoding DUF4183 domain-containing protein, with translation MHVALSIININVNVSGTSTKFFNILATPLAITDGTTLAATTFLTDSGTAATAFPVVINGYYNLYINGVLQEGDAYTVSATEITFNTVTATISAGTPIIIEAVELVTTI
- a CDS encoding 5-oxoprolinase subunit PxpA translates to MPIDINCDMGEGMDVLTLDKDDEILDYVTSINIACGYHAGNHTIMHRTVQNAIRKNIRIGAHPGYPDLQGFGRRNMDVSAEEIYNMMVYQVGALQAFVSVEKGILHHVKPHGALYNQSANDIEKATAVVNAVYDLNPAYVLYCLAGSKIVHIAKEKGLRVYEEVFSDRHYNDDGTLVSREEPNALIQTEEEMLVHVKGILTANEVMSVQQKKIQLSAQTLCIHGDGPHALTFAKKIFALRKQIG
- a CDS encoding biotin-dependent carboxyltransferase family protein gives rise to the protein MKPLLIVKKQGVYGSIQDQGREGYRAFGVPRSGPMDKVSFQVAHAIVDNATVDQTSFEMFIGGFEFQALNDGTYVLTGATCLCLLNGRPIEMWKTFQLFKGDILSIKSVKNGSIVYLTPKGGFQTDLVLGSKANLPMVDSTPCVGSVLYGQHATPLSWTRGLYAPYRPYFHTAITVRVFKGPHFPLFTEESSQQFLASSYQFLGGNRMGYYLKGNVLDLKTRKDILSEATQFGTIQVPQSGQPIVLMADAQTVGGYPIIATIHEDDLHKVAQMRMFNTIRFVLTEESYAN
- the pxpB gene encoding 5-oxoprolinase subunit PxpB, with protein sequence MKQIIEFPHTMWISQYTIRFAFDEVISQENFQLVQQFNRFLKKMLHTSLIESVASYHTVTAYVKHQVDIAFLQEQWLTMQRNAQVGEVTSQPLQIPICYDEEFALDMHRVMDVTALPFEAIKKLHMDKVYSVYLIGFLPGFPYLGDLHSQLFVPRLTKPRPLVSAGSVGIGGLQTGIYPLDSPGGWNIIGKTPFTLFDIHRKAPFLFTLGGQVQFYEITKQAFLEIKVKECSN
- a CDS encoding pyroglutamyl-peptidase I, encoding MKKILLTGFVPFLDYTINPTMQIVESLNGSIMDGYKIVGRTLSVDFQQSAQQLKRYIGEIQPEIIMSLGLAGGRFKITPERIAINVKDGEPDNNGYVPVDESIDDGGQDAYITNLPIRKMVDRLCKEGYPAEISNTAGTYLCNNIMYEGLAYAKQHTGIRAGFIHIPASFELAIQHGKIPGWNMQDLMMCIKLCIEETIRETNH